From a region of the Labrus mixtus chromosome 5, fLabMix1.1, whole genome shotgun sequence genome:
- the add2 gene encoding beta-adducin isoform X1, with amino-acid sequence MSKSPTPKSTPVQRSPSDGFPESLPSPQHSTPGSGPQHKKRISSLLQSPSFREELDVLIQEQMKKGGSSSNLWALRQLADFMASHGSPAALPVSPSNMMMVTPINDLHGWEPGSMVKGERLMRCKLASTHRLFDLFGWVQISHTCLTLRVSKEQEHFLVLPDGLAYSEVSGSSLVKVNILGEVVEKGSTNLGVDTEKFSLHSAIYSARPDVRCLLHLHTPATAAVSAMKCGLLPLSHEALLVGDVAYYDYNGVMEEEEDRVELQKSLGPTCKVLVLRNHGIVALGESVEEAFYTIYHIQAACQIQTTALCSAGGEKNLILLDRTIHKPNIAGTVGWAGSTFGPLHKSRIGEHEFEALMRTLDNLGYRTGYAYRFPVLLERSRTRREVEVPATATAFHQFDDDGVHPALRQHPFAQRQQQERTRWLNTPNTYQKVNQEQASPGHRTTWLKAEEVTQAGSTSIKIETPNQFVPLFTNPQEVIEARNKIRQQNRQDMKTAGPQSQVLASVITVDSPPSPVSPPKLPPEPEPPNPFNQLTDHELEEYRKEVQRKQDGGTDVGEEVASDKESPPATSPTKGPPLSAEEAKPDSPAIQNGGEEEKQTTEELEKGMKALSTNDTSSTLAAPPAKLQGGTPEGSPSKSPSKKKKKFKPPSFLKKSKKQKEKAET; translated from the exons ATGAGCAAGTCTCCCACCCCGAAAAGCACCCCGGTGCAGCGCAGCCCCAGCGATGGGTTCCCCGAGAGCCTCCCGTCTCCTCAGCACTCCACGCCCGGCTCCGGACCCCAGCACAAGAAACGCATCTCCAGCCTTCTGCAGAGTCCG TCATTCAGGGAGGAGCTGGATGTGCTGATCCAGGAGCAGATGAAGAAGGGCGGCAGCTCGTCCAACCTCTGGGCGCTGAGACAGCTGGCTGATTTCATGGCCTCGCATGGCTCTCCGGCCGCCCTGCCCGTCTCCCCGTCCA ACATGATGATGGTGACGCCCATCAACGACCTGCACGGCTGGGAGCCTGGCAGCATGGTGAAGGGAGAGAGGCTGATGCGCTGCAAGCTGGCCAGCACCCACCGCCTGTTCGACCTCTTCGGCTGGGTGCAGATCAGCCACACATGCCTGACT CTGCGTGTTAGCAAAGAGCAGGAACACTTCCTGGTGCTTCCAGACGGACTGGCCTACAGCGAGGTGTCCGGATCCAGTCTG GTGAAGGTGAACATCCTGGGGGAAGTGGTGGAGAAAGGCAGCACCAACCTCGGTGTGGACACGGAGAAGTTCAGCCTACACTCGGCCATCTACTCGGCCCGGCCCGATGTCCGCTGTCTGCTTCACCTCCACACACCGGCCACAGCTGCG GTGTCGGCGATGAAGTGCGGCCTCCTGCCTCTCTCCCACGAGGCTCTGCTGGTCGGTGATGTAGCTTACTACGACTACAACGGAgtcatggaggaggaggaggacagagtggAGCTGCAGAAGAGCCTCGGGCCGACCTGTAAG GTTCTGGTGCTGAGGAATCACGGCATTGTGGCTCTGGGGGAGTCTGTTGAAGAGGCCTTCTACACCATCTATCACATCCAGGCTGCCTGCCAGATCcag ACGACGGCTTTGTGCAGTGCCGGCGGTGAGAAGAACCTGATCCTGTTGGACCGGACCATCCATAAACCCAACATAGCCGGCACCGTGGGCTGGGCCGGCTCCACCTTTGGACCGCTGCACAAGAGCCGCATTGGGGAGCATGAGTTCGAAGCCCTCATGAGAACTCTGGATAACTTG GGCTATCGTACAGGCTATGCCTACCGTTTCCCTGTGCTGCTGGAGCGGTCGCGGACGAGGAGGGAGGTCGAAGTGCCCGCAACCGCCACAGCTTTTCACCAATTTGATGACGATGGGGTCCACCCAGCTCTGAGGCAGCACCCGTTTGCTCAGCgccagcagcaggagaggacCCGATGGCTCAACACCCCGAACACCTACCAAAAAGTCAACCAGGAGCAGGCCAGCCCGGGACACCGCACCACT TGGTTGAAAGCAGAAGAGGTGACCCAGGCCGGCAGTACATCCATCAAGATCGAGACCCCAAACCAGTTTGTGCCTCTTTTCACCAACCCTCAAGAGGTCATCGAGGCACGGAACAAG ATCCGACAGCAAAATCGTCAGGACATGAAGACAGCCGGACCACAGTCCCAAGTCCTCGCTAGCGTAATAACAGTGGACAGTCCTCCG TCACCAGTCAGCCCGCCGAAACTTCCTCCGGAGCCTGAACCTCCAAACCCCTTCAACCAGCTGACAGACCATGAGCTGGAGGAGTATCGCAAGGAGGTGCAGAGGAAGCAGGATGGAGGGACCGACG tAGGGGAGGAGGTGGCTAGTGACAAGGAGTCTCCCCCTGCTACCTCCCCCACAAAGGGTCCTCCCCTCTCAG cAGAAGAGGCAAAACCCGACTCTCCAGCCATACAGAACGGAGgcgaggaggagaagcagacgacggaggagctggagaaaggGATGAAGGCCCTCTCGACCAACGACACGTCCTCCACGCTGGCAGCTCCGCCCGCTAAACTGCAAGGCGGCACGCCTGAGGGCTCTCCCTCCAAGTCCCcgtccaagaagaagaagaagttcaaGCCTCCGTCGTTCctgaaaaagagcaaaaagcaGAAGGAGAAAGCGGAGACCTGA
- the add2 gene encoding beta-adducin isoform X4 has translation MSKSPTPKSTPVQRSPSDGFPESLPSPQHSTPGSGPQHKKRISSLLQSPSFREELDVLIQEQMKKGGSSSNLWALRQLADFMASHGSPAALPVSPSNMMMVTPINDLHGWEPGSMVKGERLMRCKLASTHRLFDLFGWVQISHTCLTLRVSKEQEHFLVLPDGLAYSEVSGSSLVKVNILGEVVEKGSTNLGVDTEKFSLHSAIYSARPDVRCLLHLHTPATAAVSAMKCGLLPLSHEALLVGDVAYYDYNGVMEEEEDRVELQKSLGPTCKVLVLRNHGIVALGESVEEAFYTIYHIQAACQIQTTALCSAGGEKNLILLDRTIHKPNIAGTVGWAGSTFGPLHKSRIGEHEFEALMRTLDNLGYRTGYAYRFPVLLERSRTRREVEVPATATAFHQFDDDGVHPALRQHPFAQRQQQERTRWLNTPNTYQKVNQEQASPGHRTTWLKAEEVTQAGSTSIKIETPNQFVPLFTNPQEVIEARNKIRQQNRQDMKTAGPQSQVLASVITVDSPPSPVSPPKLPPEPEPPNPFNQLTDHELEEYRKEVQRKQDGGTDGEEVASDKESPPATSPTKGPPLSEEAKPDSPAIQNGGEEEKQTTEELEKGMKALSTNDTSSTLAAPPAKLQGGTPEGSPSKSPSKKKKKFKPPSFLKKSKKQKEKAET, from the exons ATGAGCAAGTCTCCCACCCCGAAAAGCACCCCGGTGCAGCGCAGCCCCAGCGATGGGTTCCCCGAGAGCCTCCCGTCTCCTCAGCACTCCACGCCCGGCTCCGGACCCCAGCACAAGAAACGCATCTCCAGCCTTCTGCAGAGTCCG TCATTCAGGGAGGAGCTGGATGTGCTGATCCAGGAGCAGATGAAGAAGGGCGGCAGCTCGTCCAACCTCTGGGCGCTGAGACAGCTGGCTGATTTCATGGCCTCGCATGGCTCTCCGGCCGCCCTGCCCGTCTCCCCGTCCA ACATGATGATGGTGACGCCCATCAACGACCTGCACGGCTGGGAGCCTGGCAGCATGGTGAAGGGAGAGAGGCTGATGCGCTGCAAGCTGGCCAGCACCCACCGCCTGTTCGACCTCTTCGGCTGGGTGCAGATCAGCCACACATGCCTGACT CTGCGTGTTAGCAAAGAGCAGGAACACTTCCTGGTGCTTCCAGACGGACTGGCCTACAGCGAGGTGTCCGGATCCAGTCTG GTGAAGGTGAACATCCTGGGGGAAGTGGTGGAGAAAGGCAGCACCAACCTCGGTGTGGACACGGAGAAGTTCAGCCTACACTCGGCCATCTACTCGGCCCGGCCCGATGTCCGCTGTCTGCTTCACCTCCACACACCGGCCACAGCTGCG GTGTCGGCGATGAAGTGCGGCCTCCTGCCTCTCTCCCACGAGGCTCTGCTGGTCGGTGATGTAGCTTACTACGACTACAACGGAgtcatggaggaggaggaggacagagtggAGCTGCAGAAGAGCCTCGGGCCGACCTGTAAG GTTCTGGTGCTGAGGAATCACGGCATTGTGGCTCTGGGGGAGTCTGTTGAAGAGGCCTTCTACACCATCTATCACATCCAGGCTGCCTGCCAGATCcag ACGACGGCTTTGTGCAGTGCCGGCGGTGAGAAGAACCTGATCCTGTTGGACCGGACCATCCATAAACCCAACATAGCCGGCACCGTGGGCTGGGCCGGCTCCACCTTTGGACCGCTGCACAAGAGCCGCATTGGGGAGCATGAGTTCGAAGCCCTCATGAGAACTCTGGATAACTTG GGCTATCGTACAGGCTATGCCTACCGTTTCCCTGTGCTGCTGGAGCGGTCGCGGACGAGGAGGGAGGTCGAAGTGCCCGCAACCGCCACAGCTTTTCACCAATTTGATGACGATGGGGTCCACCCAGCTCTGAGGCAGCACCCGTTTGCTCAGCgccagcagcaggagaggacCCGATGGCTCAACACCCCGAACACCTACCAAAAAGTCAACCAGGAGCAGGCCAGCCCGGGACACCGCACCACT TGGTTGAAAGCAGAAGAGGTGACCCAGGCCGGCAGTACATCCATCAAGATCGAGACCCCAAACCAGTTTGTGCCTCTTTTCACCAACCCTCAAGAGGTCATCGAGGCACGGAACAAG ATCCGACAGCAAAATCGTCAGGACATGAAGACAGCCGGACCACAGTCCCAAGTCCTCGCTAGCGTAATAACAGTGGACAGTCCTCCG TCACCAGTCAGCCCGCCGAAACTTCCTCCGGAGCCTGAACCTCCAAACCCCTTCAACCAGCTGACAGACCATGAGCTGGAGGAGTATCGCAAGGAGGTGCAGAGGAAGCAGGATGGAGGGACCGACG GGGAGGAGGTGGCTAGTGACAAGGAGTCTCCCCCTGCTACCTCCCCCACAAAGGGTCCTCCCCTCTCAG AAGAGGCAAAACCCGACTCTCCAGCCATACAGAACGGAGgcgaggaggagaagcagacgacggaggagctggagaaaggGATGAAGGCCCTCTCGACCAACGACACGTCCTCCACGCTGGCAGCTCCGCCCGCTAAACTGCAAGGCGGCACGCCTGAGGGCTCTCCCTCCAAGTCCCcgtccaagaagaagaagaagttcaaGCCTCCGTCGTTCctgaaaaagagcaaaaagcaGAAGGAGAAAGCGGAGACCTGA
- the add2 gene encoding beta-adducin isoform X2: MSKSPTPKSTPVQRSPSDGFPESLPSPQHSTPGSGPQHKKRISSLLQSPSFREELDVLIQEQMKKGGSSSNLWALRQLADFMASHGSPAALPVSPSNMMMVTPINDLHGWEPGSMVKGERLMRCKLASTHRLFDLFGWVQISHTCLTLRVSKEQEHFLVLPDGLAYSEVSGSSLVKVNILGEVVEKGSTNLGVDTEKFSLHSAIYSARPDVRCLLHLHTPATAAVSAMKCGLLPLSHEALLVGDVAYYDYNGVMEEEEDRVELQKSLGPTCKVLVLRNHGIVALGESVEEAFYTIYHIQAACQIQTTALCSAGGEKNLILLDRTIHKPNIAGTVGWAGSTFGPLHKSRIGEHEFEALMRTLDNLGYRTGYAYRFPVLLERSRTRREVEVPATATAFHQFDDDGVHPALRQHPFAQRQQQERTRWLNTPNTYQKVNQEQASPGHRTTWLKAEEVTQAGSTSIKIETPNQFVPLFTNPQEVIEARNKIRQQNRQDMKTAGPQSQVLASVITVDSPPSPVSPPKLPPEPEPPNPFNQLTDHELEEYRKEVQRKQDGGTDVGEEVASDKESPPATSPTKGPPLSEEAKPDSPAIQNGGEEEKQTTEELEKGMKALSTNDTSSTLAAPPAKLQGGTPEGSPSKSPSKKKKKFKPPSFLKKSKKQKEKAET, from the exons ATGAGCAAGTCTCCCACCCCGAAAAGCACCCCGGTGCAGCGCAGCCCCAGCGATGGGTTCCCCGAGAGCCTCCCGTCTCCTCAGCACTCCACGCCCGGCTCCGGACCCCAGCACAAGAAACGCATCTCCAGCCTTCTGCAGAGTCCG TCATTCAGGGAGGAGCTGGATGTGCTGATCCAGGAGCAGATGAAGAAGGGCGGCAGCTCGTCCAACCTCTGGGCGCTGAGACAGCTGGCTGATTTCATGGCCTCGCATGGCTCTCCGGCCGCCCTGCCCGTCTCCCCGTCCA ACATGATGATGGTGACGCCCATCAACGACCTGCACGGCTGGGAGCCTGGCAGCATGGTGAAGGGAGAGAGGCTGATGCGCTGCAAGCTGGCCAGCACCCACCGCCTGTTCGACCTCTTCGGCTGGGTGCAGATCAGCCACACATGCCTGACT CTGCGTGTTAGCAAAGAGCAGGAACACTTCCTGGTGCTTCCAGACGGACTGGCCTACAGCGAGGTGTCCGGATCCAGTCTG GTGAAGGTGAACATCCTGGGGGAAGTGGTGGAGAAAGGCAGCACCAACCTCGGTGTGGACACGGAGAAGTTCAGCCTACACTCGGCCATCTACTCGGCCCGGCCCGATGTCCGCTGTCTGCTTCACCTCCACACACCGGCCACAGCTGCG GTGTCGGCGATGAAGTGCGGCCTCCTGCCTCTCTCCCACGAGGCTCTGCTGGTCGGTGATGTAGCTTACTACGACTACAACGGAgtcatggaggaggaggaggacagagtggAGCTGCAGAAGAGCCTCGGGCCGACCTGTAAG GTTCTGGTGCTGAGGAATCACGGCATTGTGGCTCTGGGGGAGTCTGTTGAAGAGGCCTTCTACACCATCTATCACATCCAGGCTGCCTGCCAGATCcag ACGACGGCTTTGTGCAGTGCCGGCGGTGAGAAGAACCTGATCCTGTTGGACCGGACCATCCATAAACCCAACATAGCCGGCACCGTGGGCTGGGCCGGCTCCACCTTTGGACCGCTGCACAAGAGCCGCATTGGGGAGCATGAGTTCGAAGCCCTCATGAGAACTCTGGATAACTTG GGCTATCGTACAGGCTATGCCTACCGTTTCCCTGTGCTGCTGGAGCGGTCGCGGACGAGGAGGGAGGTCGAAGTGCCCGCAACCGCCACAGCTTTTCACCAATTTGATGACGATGGGGTCCACCCAGCTCTGAGGCAGCACCCGTTTGCTCAGCgccagcagcaggagaggacCCGATGGCTCAACACCCCGAACACCTACCAAAAAGTCAACCAGGAGCAGGCCAGCCCGGGACACCGCACCACT TGGTTGAAAGCAGAAGAGGTGACCCAGGCCGGCAGTACATCCATCAAGATCGAGACCCCAAACCAGTTTGTGCCTCTTTTCACCAACCCTCAAGAGGTCATCGAGGCACGGAACAAG ATCCGACAGCAAAATCGTCAGGACATGAAGACAGCCGGACCACAGTCCCAAGTCCTCGCTAGCGTAATAACAGTGGACAGTCCTCCG TCACCAGTCAGCCCGCCGAAACTTCCTCCGGAGCCTGAACCTCCAAACCCCTTCAACCAGCTGACAGACCATGAGCTGGAGGAGTATCGCAAGGAGGTGCAGAGGAAGCAGGATGGAGGGACCGACG tAGGGGAGGAGGTGGCTAGTGACAAGGAGTCTCCCCCTGCTACCTCCCCCACAAAGGGTCCTCCCCTCTCAG AAGAGGCAAAACCCGACTCTCCAGCCATACAGAACGGAGgcgaggaggagaagcagacgacggaggagctggagaaaggGATGAAGGCCCTCTCGACCAACGACACGTCCTCCACGCTGGCAGCTCCGCCCGCTAAACTGCAAGGCGGCACGCCTGAGGGCTCTCCCTCCAAGTCCCcgtccaagaagaagaagaagttcaaGCCTCCGTCGTTCctgaaaaagagcaaaaagcaGAAGGAGAAAGCGGAGACCTGA
- the add2 gene encoding beta-adducin isoform X6 produces the protein MSKSPTPKSTPVQRSPSDGFPESLPSPQHSTPGSGPQHKKRISSLLQSPSFREELDVLIQEQMKKGGSSSNLWALRQLADFMASHGSPAALPVSPSNMMMVTPINDLHGWEPGSMVKGERLMRCKLASTHRLFDLFGWVQISHTCLTLRVSKEQEHFLVLPDGLAYSEVSGSSLVKVNILGEVVEKGSTNLGVDTEKFSLHSAIYSARPDVRCLLHLHTPATAAVSAMKCGLLPLSHEALLVGDVAYYDYNGVMEEEEDRVELQKSLGPTCKVLVLRNHGIVALGESVEEAFYTIYHIQAACQIQTTALCSAGGEKNLILLDRTIHKPNIAGTVGWAGSTFGPLHKSRIGEHEFEALMRTLDNLGYRTGYAYRFPVLLERSRTRREVEVPATATAFHQFDDDGVHPALRQHPFAQRQQQERTRWLNTPNTYQKVNQEQASPGHRTTWLKAEEVTQAGSTSIKIETPNQFVPLFTNPQEVIEARNKIRQQNRQDMKTAGPQSQVLASVITVDSPPSPVSPPKLPPEPEPPNPFNQLTDHELEEYRKEVQRKQDGGTDEEAKPDSPAIQNGGEEEKQTTEELEKGMKALSTNDTSSTLAAPPAKLQGGTPEGSPSKSPSKKKKKFKPPSFLKKSKKQKEKAET, from the exons ATGAGCAAGTCTCCCACCCCGAAAAGCACCCCGGTGCAGCGCAGCCCCAGCGATGGGTTCCCCGAGAGCCTCCCGTCTCCTCAGCACTCCACGCCCGGCTCCGGACCCCAGCACAAGAAACGCATCTCCAGCCTTCTGCAGAGTCCG TCATTCAGGGAGGAGCTGGATGTGCTGATCCAGGAGCAGATGAAGAAGGGCGGCAGCTCGTCCAACCTCTGGGCGCTGAGACAGCTGGCTGATTTCATGGCCTCGCATGGCTCTCCGGCCGCCCTGCCCGTCTCCCCGTCCA ACATGATGATGGTGACGCCCATCAACGACCTGCACGGCTGGGAGCCTGGCAGCATGGTGAAGGGAGAGAGGCTGATGCGCTGCAAGCTGGCCAGCACCCACCGCCTGTTCGACCTCTTCGGCTGGGTGCAGATCAGCCACACATGCCTGACT CTGCGTGTTAGCAAAGAGCAGGAACACTTCCTGGTGCTTCCAGACGGACTGGCCTACAGCGAGGTGTCCGGATCCAGTCTG GTGAAGGTGAACATCCTGGGGGAAGTGGTGGAGAAAGGCAGCACCAACCTCGGTGTGGACACGGAGAAGTTCAGCCTACACTCGGCCATCTACTCGGCCCGGCCCGATGTCCGCTGTCTGCTTCACCTCCACACACCGGCCACAGCTGCG GTGTCGGCGATGAAGTGCGGCCTCCTGCCTCTCTCCCACGAGGCTCTGCTGGTCGGTGATGTAGCTTACTACGACTACAACGGAgtcatggaggaggaggaggacagagtggAGCTGCAGAAGAGCCTCGGGCCGACCTGTAAG GTTCTGGTGCTGAGGAATCACGGCATTGTGGCTCTGGGGGAGTCTGTTGAAGAGGCCTTCTACACCATCTATCACATCCAGGCTGCCTGCCAGATCcag ACGACGGCTTTGTGCAGTGCCGGCGGTGAGAAGAACCTGATCCTGTTGGACCGGACCATCCATAAACCCAACATAGCCGGCACCGTGGGCTGGGCCGGCTCCACCTTTGGACCGCTGCACAAGAGCCGCATTGGGGAGCATGAGTTCGAAGCCCTCATGAGAACTCTGGATAACTTG GGCTATCGTACAGGCTATGCCTACCGTTTCCCTGTGCTGCTGGAGCGGTCGCGGACGAGGAGGGAGGTCGAAGTGCCCGCAACCGCCACAGCTTTTCACCAATTTGATGACGATGGGGTCCACCCAGCTCTGAGGCAGCACCCGTTTGCTCAGCgccagcagcaggagaggacCCGATGGCTCAACACCCCGAACACCTACCAAAAAGTCAACCAGGAGCAGGCCAGCCCGGGACACCGCACCACT TGGTTGAAAGCAGAAGAGGTGACCCAGGCCGGCAGTACATCCATCAAGATCGAGACCCCAAACCAGTTTGTGCCTCTTTTCACCAACCCTCAAGAGGTCATCGAGGCACGGAACAAG ATCCGACAGCAAAATCGTCAGGACATGAAGACAGCCGGACCACAGTCCCAAGTCCTCGCTAGCGTAATAACAGTGGACAGTCCTCCG TCACCAGTCAGCCCGCCGAAACTTCCTCCGGAGCCTGAACCTCCAAACCCCTTCAACCAGCTGACAGACCATGAGCTGGAGGAGTATCGCAAGGAGGTGCAGAGGAAGCAGGATGGAGGGACCGACG AAGAGGCAAAACCCGACTCTCCAGCCATACAGAACGGAGgcgaggaggagaagcagacgacggaggagctggagaaaggGATGAAGGCCCTCTCGACCAACGACACGTCCTCCACGCTGGCAGCTCCGCCCGCTAAACTGCAAGGCGGCACGCCTGAGGGCTCTCCCTCCAAGTCCCcgtccaagaagaagaagaagttcaaGCCTCCGTCGTTCctgaaaaagagcaaaaagcaGAAGGAGAAAGCGGAGACCTGA
- the add2 gene encoding beta-adducin isoform X3 codes for MSKSPTPKSTPVQRSPSDGFPESLPSPQHSTPGSGPQHKKRISSLLQSPSFREELDVLIQEQMKKGGSSSNLWALRQLADFMASHGSPAALPVSPSNMMMVTPINDLHGWEPGSMVKGERLMRCKLASTHRLFDLFGWVQISHTCLTLRVSKEQEHFLVLPDGLAYSEVSGSSLVKVNILGEVVEKGSTNLGVDTEKFSLHSAIYSARPDVRCLLHLHTPATAAVSAMKCGLLPLSHEALLVGDVAYYDYNGVMEEEEDRVELQKSLGPTCKVLVLRNHGIVALGESVEEAFYTIYHIQAACQIQTTALCSAGGEKNLILLDRTIHKPNIAGTVGWAGSTFGPLHKSRIGEHEFEALMRTLDNLGYRTGYAYRFPVLLERSRTRREVEVPATATAFHQFDDDGVHPALRQHPFAQRQQQERTRWLNTPNTYQKVNQEQASPGHRTTWLKAEEVTQAGSTSIKIETPNQFVPLFTNPQEVIEARNKIRQQNRQDMKTAGPQSQVLASVITVDSPPSPVSPPKLPPEPEPPNPFNQLTDHELEEYRKEVQRKQDGGTDGEEVASDKESPPATSPTKGPPLSAEEAKPDSPAIQNGGEEEKQTTEELEKGMKALSTNDTSSTLAAPPAKLQGGTPEGSPSKSPSKKKKKFKPPSFLKKSKKQKEKAET; via the exons ATGAGCAAGTCTCCCACCCCGAAAAGCACCCCGGTGCAGCGCAGCCCCAGCGATGGGTTCCCCGAGAGCCTCCCGTCTCCTCAGCACTCCACGCCCGGCTCCGGACCCCAGCACAAGAAACGCATCTCCAGCCTTCTGCAGAGTCCG TCATTCAGGGAGGAGCTGGATGTGCTGATCCAGGAGCAGATGAAGAAGGGCGGCAGCTCGTCCAACCTCTGGGCGCTGAGACAGCTGGCTGATTTCATGGCCTCGCATGGCTCTCCGGCCGCCCTGCCCGTCTCCCCGTCCA ACATGATGATGGTGACGCCCATCAACGACCTGCACGGCTGGGAGCCTGGCAGCATGGTGAAGGGAGAGAGGCTGATGCGCTGCAAGCTGGCCAGCACCCACCGCCTGTTCGACCTCTTCGGCTGGGTGCAGATCAGCCACACATGCCTGACT CTGCGTGTTAGCAAAGAGCAGGAACACTTCCTGGTGCTTCCAGACGGACTGGCCTACAGCGAGGTGTCCGGATCCAGTCTG GTGAAGGTGAACATCCTGGGGGAAGTGGTGGAGAAAGGCAGCACCAACCTCGGTGTGGACACGGAGAAGTTCAGCCTACACTCGGCCATCTACTCGGCCCGGCCCGATGTCCGCTGTCTGCTTCACCTCCACACACCGGCCACAGCTGCG GTGTCGGCGATGAAGTGCGGCCTCCTGCCTCTCTCCCACGAGGCTCTGCTGGTCGGTGATGTAGCTTACTACGACTACAACGGAgtcatggaggaggaggaggacagagtggAGCTGCAGAAGAGCCTCGGGCCGACCTGTAAG GTTCTGGTGCTGAGGAATCACGGCATTGTGGCTCTGGGGGAGTCTGTTGAAGAGGCCTTCTACACCATCTATCACATCCAGGCTGCCTGCCAGATCcag ACGACGGCTTTGTGCAGTGCCGGCGGTGAGAAGAACCTGATCCTGTTGGACCGGACCATCCATAAACCCAACATAGCCGGCACCGTGGGCTGGGCCGGCTCCACCTTTGGACCGCTGCACAAGAGCCGCATTGGGGAGCATGAGTTCGAAGCCCTCATGAGAACTCTGGATAACTTG GGCTATCGTACAGGCTATGCCTACCGTTTCCCTGTGCTGCTGGAGCGGTCGCGGACGAGGAGGGAGGTCGAAGTGCCCGCAACCGCCACAGCTTTTCACCAATTTGATGACGATGGGGTCCACCCAGCTCTGAGGCAGCACCCGTTTGCTCAGCgccagcagcaggagaggacCCGATGGCTCAACACCCCGAACACCTACCAAAAAGTCAACCAGGAGCAGGCCAGCCCGGGACACCGCACCACT TGGTTGAAAGCAGAAGAGGTGACCCAGGCCGGCAGTACATCCATCAAGATCGAGACCCCAAACCAGTTTGTGCCTCTTTTCACCAACCCTCAAGAGGTCATCGAGGCACGGAACAAG ATCCGACAGCAAAATCGTCAGGACATGAAGACAGCCGGACCACAGTCCCAAGTCCTCGCTAGCGTAATAACAGTGGACAGTCCTCCG TCACCAGTCAGCCCGCCGAAACTTCCTCCGGAGCCTGAACCTCCAAACCCCTTCAACCAGCTGACAGACCATGAGCTGGAGGAGTATCGCAAGGAGGTGCAGAGGAAGCAGGATGGAGGGACCGACG GGGAGGAGGTGGCTAGTGACAAGGAGTCTCCCCCTGCTACCTCCCCCACAAAGGGTCCTCCCCTCTCAG cAGAAGAGGCAAAACCCGACTCTCCAGCCATACAGAACGGAGgcgaggaggagaagcagacgacggaggagctggagaaaggGATGAAGGCCCTCTCGACCAACGACACGTCCTCCACGCTGGCAGCTCCGCCCGCTAAACTGCAAGGCGGCACGCCTGAGGGCTCTCCCTCCAAGTCCCcgtccaagaagaagaagaagttcaaGCCTCCGTCGTTCctgaaaaagagcaaaaagcaGAAGGAGAAAGCGGAGACCTGA